A genomic region of Antennarius striatus isolate MH-2024 chromosome 16, ASM4005453v1, whole genome shotgun sequence contains the following coding sequences:
- the LOC137610341 gene encoding serotonin N-acetyltransferase-like yields MSVAGAQPFIKPMQQPPSVSPGIQRRHTLPASEVRPLNTQDAISVFEIEREAFISVSGDCPLHLDEVRHFLTLCPEFSMGWFEEGRLVAFIIGSLWDKDRLTTESLTVHKPRGSTVHIHVLAVHRTFRQQGKGPILMWRYLQYLRCLPNVRRAVLMCEDFLVPFYRKSGFKVLGRCSITVANLTFTEMWYPISGHAYMRRNSEAIRFPEHPLTVPLVKTDKHADA; encoded by the exons ATGTCTGTCGCTGGCGCGCAGCCGTTCATCAAACCCATGCAGCAGCCGCCGTCTGTGTCGCCCGGTATCCAACGGAGACACACGCTCCCGGCGAGCGAAGTCCGACCGCTCAACACGCAAGATGCCATAAGCGTCTTTGAAATAGAGCGAGAGG ccTTTATCTCAGTGTCAGGTGATTGTCCTCTCCACCTGGATGAGGTGCGTCATTTCCTGACACTGTGTCCGGAGTTTTCCATGGGTTGGTTTGAGGAGGGTCGCCTGGTGGCTTTTATCATCGGGTCTCTTTGGGACAAGGACCGACTCACAACA GAATCACTGACTGTTCACAAGCCCCGTGGATCCACTGTCCACATCCACGTCCTCGCGGTCCATCGCACCTTCAGGCAGCAGGGTAAAGGTCCCATTCTGATGTGGCGATACCTGCAGTATCTCCGCTGCCTACCCAACGTGCGTCGGGCCGTGCTGATGTGTGAAGATTTCCTCGTTCCGTTCTACCGCAAGTCGGGCTTCAAGGTTCTGGGACGCTGCTCCATCACCGTGGCCAACCTGACCTTCACAGAAATGTGGTACCCCATCAGCGGCCATGCTTACATGCGACGCAACAGCGAAGCGATCCGTTTCCCGGAGCATCCCTTGACTGTGCCCCTGGTGAAGACTGATAAACATGCTGACGCATGA